TCGCCCTCGTGCCGACCTGGGCGCCCACGCGTTCGGCGATCTGCGAGCCGGTCAGTTCGTCGCCGGCGATCTCGATCGCCTGTGGGGCCGAATGGGGCCGCAACAACATTGCCGCAGCGACCTTTCCGATATCTCGCACCGAAACCATCTGTAGCGGTATGCCGTCGGGAAGTGGCGCCGACACGGCGACGGGCCGCTCATCGGTGCGTATCATCTGGCTGAGATTCTCCATGAAAAATGTCGGCCGGACGAACGCGACCGGGACTTCGCCGTCTTCCAGGAACTCTTCGATCCGGCGCTTGCTCTCGAAGTGCGGGATCCCGGTGTGGCGCTCCGCGCCGCCCACCGAGCTATACACCAGGAACGGCAGCGCCGGCGGCGGCGGCTTCTGCGATGACGCGGCCGCGTTCGACTTCGCCGTCGGTGCCGTCCGGTCCGGCAAAGGTGGTCATGGCGAAGGCGACTGGCTCCATCGAAGGCGCGGCGCACCGAGTCGCGGTCGTTGAGGTCGGCCGCCACGACTTCGGCGCCGCGGCCCAGTTCGACACCGGCGTCGCTTTGCGGATCGCGCGTCACCGCGCGCACCGCGGCGCCGCGCTCGTAACCCCAGCACGACCGCCGATCCCTGCTGTCCGGTTGCGCCGATCACGGTGATGGTCATCGATGCCTCCCCTTGAGGTGTAGTTGCTGCTATTGCAGCAAGCCGTGCTCTTCATCGTTCGAGACCCCGATGG
This genomic window from Mycobacterium saskatchewanense contains:
- a CDS encoding NmrA family NAD(P)-binding protein, producing the protein MPDRTAPTAKSNAAASSQKPPPPALPFLVYSSVGGAERHTGIPHFESKRRIEEFLEDGEVPVAFVRPTFFMENLSQMIRTDERPVAVSAPLPDGIPLQMVSVRDIGKVAAAMLLRPHSAPQAIEIAGDELTGSQIAERVGAQVGTRATYTEAPLDVLGDDDDQKTMFRWFTQSPSYRADFDATRRLVPDVENLATWLHRNLHGRHGDA